ggaatcaagggatatgggatgcaggcaggaaagtgggatgaggcagaagaacagccatgatcatattgaatggcccgAGGGGCcgtttggtctactcctgcttctgtttcttatgttcttaactctgtaacctcctccagccacacaatcctccaagatatcgttCTGTCCTTCTGAGCATCCTTTTGATTTTCTttgctgcaccattggcggccgtgccttcagctgcctggaccctacgtTCTGAAATTGTCTCCATAGATCTCTCCGcatctctacttccctctcctcctttagggtgttccttaaaacctacctctttgaccaaaatatctgtcctaatatctcctcctgtggctgagtgtcaaatttgatttgataatgctcctgtgaagttttttactacattaaaagcactatttaaatgcaagttgttataggAAGATCCTAGATTTGATATTATGAAAGGGTGAAATCAAAGGGGCCAACAAGCCCCCTTCATTCAAAGCTAGCTGGCGTTCTTTGGGTTGTCACATGGTGCAGTCACTGGGGGAACCGTGTCAGGTAGCAGGCTCAGGAGCCCACCAGACACGTGTGCAACCTTGCAGGGCGGACTCACAACTCCGTAGTCCACCATCAATCATGTGGCAACTCCAGATACATCTAGAGTGCAGACTTTTATCGCAGATCCCCTTAGGGCAGTTGGTGCTTCTCCTATAGTAGAACTGACTTCAAACAAAGGGGCGTGGACAACTTCTTCTACTACTGACAGGGTTGGGCATTGGTTGGAGAGAATCATGGGGCAAGATCTTACCATTGTCATTGGTCCCATTAGCTTTGGCTTCACATTGACAAGTAGCTATGGTGAGGGACTTGGGTGAATCGAACACTGATACTGGCACTGTCACTCAGGAGGCCCTTCTCACTGCTTTCAGGCTCTGTAGTTTGGGGACAGAGTTTGGGGGAGCGGTTGTGATTTTGAAGGTGGGGATATGTTGGAGGTGGGGCTGTAAGTTTGGGGCGGAGCTATGAGTTTGGGGCGTGGCTGTAAATTTGGGGGCAGGGCTGTGAGTTTGGGGCGGGGCTATGAGTTTGGGGGCAGGGCTTGGGGCGGGGCTGCGTTTGGGGGCGGGGCTATGTGTTTGGGGGCGGGGCTGAGTTTGGGGCGGGGCTATGTGTTTGGGGGCGGGGCTATGTGTTTGGGGCGGGGCTGAGTTTGGGGGCGGGGCTGAGAGTTTGGTATTTCCGGGTGTTGGGTTTGTGGGCGGGAGGTTTGATCGGAATTGTTGTCTTCTTCCGGCACTTTTATCCGCTGACCTGGAACTGGAAGGCGTCACTGTGGATGTTCGGGCGGTGGAGGCCTTGTGCCTCAGGCCGAGGGTAAGGATGGAACCCGAGTCCCGAGACACTGGAACGGAGGGATTTTTTTTTACCAAAGCTCCAGCTCGGGGGAAGGTAGAGGCGCAGGCGCGGGGGTAGGCTGGTGGAGACTCCCCCACCTCCCAAACCTCAACCCTGGGACCTCCCGCCCCGCCTCCCAGGACATTGAGCACCCTGTGTTGACTGTCTGAAAGCTTTGACATCCCAGTGAACTGAAGAATCCTGTGTTCGAGATACTGTGGTTGTTGCTCCCAGAGTGTGGGAATGTTGGAGAGTCCACCATGGGTTCCAGTCATCCTGGACAAGAAAGAGAGGGGAATGGGAAAGATTCAGTCCGGCTGACCAGTGCATTCTCCTTCCCACTGAGAAGTACACCTGTGGAAGTTGGGTGAGGACAGAGTCAGGCTCAGTTGTGATGTCCTGCATGATCCAGCAGCTTGTCAGTGCTTGGGTGTTCAGACTTGTGGAGGAAAATTGATCACTTGACAAGTGTTCATAGTCCAACGAGGAAGTAAAGAGAATAGGAGGAATATTGGAAACAGTGTGTTTAGTAGCCATTGCCTTTCACATAATGTGGGACGCGGAAAGTGGAGGGTGACGTGGTGGGGAAATGAAGGTAAATTGATGTAAAATTTCAATTTGTGCTCTTGCAGATCCATGGACTCTAGAAAGACAAAGACGTTTGCAAGTAGGAAACGGCCTCATGTGGAGTATGTGGTGAATCTCTCTGAGTACAGCTCTCCTGTTCTTGATGAGATCAAGGAACTTTTCAACAAAAAATTTACCTTTCGGAAGCCAGCTAATGAGCTCTGGTGTCTTCCCAACGTTGGCGAGGTCTGTATGGGACAATGGCGGCAGTCCAAGAGGCTGCAGGCTCTGAAAGAATCCCTCAACGACGTGAAGAATCAGCTGAGTGACAAGGAACTGGAAAAATGGCATGAGCACACCGCCTTCACCAATCGGGCGGGGAAGGTCATCCCACACGTGAAGAGGACCATGGACGCCGAGTTGTGCACGCAGGCCTGGTGCAAGTTTCACGAGATCCTGTGCACGTTTCCCTTGCTCCCGGAGGAGGCGCTCCAGAATGGAGAACTGAACTCCGTGCACCTCTGTGAGGCTCCTGGGGCTTTCATCGCAAGCCTGAATCACCGCTTGAAGTCCCATCGCATCCCGTGTGATTGGAATTGGGTTGCCAATACCCTCAACCCTTACCATGAAGGAAATGACACTGGCATGATGATAATGGATGACCGGCTCATTGCAGGCACGCTGCCTTGGTGGTATTTTGGCCCTGATGACACCGGGGACATCATGGTCTACAAGTATCTACAAGGGCTGAGAGAATTCACCCAGAACATGAAGAGCATCCACCTGGTGACAGCTGATGGGAGTTTCGACTGTCAGGACAACCCTGGAGAGCAGGAGACTCTGGTATCCCCCTTACACTACTGCGAGACCATCACAGCCTTGATGCTCCTCAGCCCTAAAGGCTCCTTTGTGTTGAAGATGTTCACCTTGTTTGAGCACTCCTCAGTCTGCCTGCTTTACCTGCTCAACTGCTGCTTCCGGCAAGTCCACGTCTTCAAACCGGGCACCAGCAAATCCGGAAACTCGGAAGTCTACGCAGTTTGCCTCGAGTACGCAGGCAAGGACACCCTGGGAGGCCACCTCACCCAGCTGGTGCTGAACTTTGGGCCGGATGTGGTCCAAAAGGCCTCGCTTGCCAGGGCTGCCCTTCCGGAGTCATTCCTGAAACAGTTAGAGGACTGCTGTGCTTTCTTCCACAAGTGTCAGACTGACACCATCCGGGAGAACCTCCGGCTGTTTGGGCGGATGGACGAGAAGGAGACCAGACTGCTGGAGACCAAGCGGGACTGTGCTGCCGACTTCTACCTGCACCAGTTCCAACTGCGCCATGTGACCCGGGACGACTGGTTACTGAAGAGGTCACAGGCCAGCTGCAGCCTGGCTGGCCGGCTATTCACACACACAAAGAAGAAGCAGCACTCCGGCTCGTACAATGAGAGGAGGGAGCTGGCTGGGCTTGCCTGGCAGGAGAGAGTGCGCAAGGGATGTCTTGGCCCTCAGGTGGGCCAGCACTGTTCGGCCACCTggaaagctggccaagtcctggaaGGGGCCGAGGGCAGCGCCGACTGCCAGTCCTGGTACATCTTGGAAGGCCGGAGGTTAGCTAGGTTGGCCAGTTCTccattctgtgaagtggagctgctGCGGAACATGGGTGAGGCGGTGATGGAATGCAAGACGGACAGTAGAGAGGCTGTGCTCCATTGCAACTCCTGCAATCTTTATTCTGAAGACCGGGTGCTGTCTGAACTCGCTGCCCTGGTAAGGAAGCAGCAAGAGGAATTCTGCACCCATGATGGTGAGCCCTTGGATTGCCTTGTGATGGGAAGCCTGGAGTCCTTCCGCACCCTGAAGCAGGCCAATGGCTTCCGGCTCCGACTTTATGAGGCTGCATCCCAGCCAGCCCATCGGTGCACCGTGCTTCATGACGGAGAGCCCAGGTACCAGCAGTGGCTGCTCAGCACCGTGCTCCATGCAGTGACAGTGTGTGGAGACGGCGGTGCACTCATTCTCCCCATCCTCTCGTCCTTCACCCGCTTCACAGCAGGCCTGA
This sequence is a window from Heterodontus francisci isolate sHetFra1 chromosome 17, sHetFra1.hap1, whole genome shotgun sequence. Protein-coding genes within it:
- the cmtr2 gene encoding cap-specific mRNA (nucleoside-2'-O-)-methyltransferase 2, which gives rise to MFGRWRPCASGRGSMDSRKTKTFASRKRPHVEYVVNLSEYSSPVLDEIKELFNKKFTFRKPANELWCLPNVGEVCMGQWRQSKRLQALKESLNDVKNQLSDKELEKWHEHTAFTNRAGKVIPHVKRTMDAELCTQAWCKFHEILCTFPLLPEEALQNGELNSVHLCEAPGAFIASLNHRLKSHRIPCDWNWVANTLNPYHEGNDTGMMIMDDRLIAGTLPWWYFGPDDTGDIMVYKYLQGLREFTQNMKSIHLVTADGSFDCQDNPGEQETLVSPLHYCETITALMLLSPKGSFVLKMFTLFEHSSVCLLYLLNCCFRQVHVFKPGTSKSGNSEVYAVCLEYAGKDTLGGHLTQLVLNFGPDVVQKASLARAALPESFLKQLEDCCAFFHKCQTDTIRENLRLFGRMDEKETRLLETKRDCAADFYLHQFQLRHVTRDDWLLKRSQASCSLAGRLFTHTKKKQHSGSYNERRELAGLAWQERVRKGCLGPQVGQHCSATWKAGQVLEGAEGSADCQSWYILEGRRLARLASSPFCEVELLRNMGEAVMECKTDSREAVLHCNSCNLYSEDRVLSELAALVRKQQEEFCTHDGEPLDCLVMGSLESFRTLKQANGFRLRLYEAASQPAHRCTVLHDGEPRYQQWLLSTVLHAVTVCGDGGALILPILSSFTRFTAGLIFVLQHCFRALTFVCPTSSDALGALAVLLCAGFQRPPEEVLVFLAELSVHVTKLLESESEQVLQFVPMELLLKGTLPEFLSALNTAIAKQRLHLVFQATT